The following proteins are co-located in the Cupriavidus pauculus genome:
- a CDS encoding 2-hydroxychromene-2-carboxylate isomerase — protein MTAPIDFYFDFSSPYGYFASTRIDELAQKYGRGVLWHPVLLGVVFKTTGSSPLPSIPLKGEYCWRDFERTAQFHGIEYKRPTHFPLPTQHAARAMLWLQNHHGADLAASFAKAVYRALFVDDLNIAEPAELGRLAEALGIDPVAMNEGATSYQIKDQLKAEIDVAMAKGVFGSPFVIIDGEPFWGFDRFEQVEAHLKSRRQTELRAVGGNELSKEKKPA, from the coding sequence ATGACCGCCCCCATCGACTTCTACTTCGATTTCTCCTCGCCCTACGGCTACTTTGCCAGCACCCGCATCGACGAACTCGCGCAGAAGTACGGGCGCGGCGTGCTGTGGCACCCGGTGCTGCTGGGCGTGGTGTTCAAGACCACGGGCTCGTCGCCGCTGCCGTCCATCCCGCTCAAGGGCGAGTACTGCTGGCGCGATTTCGAGCGCACCGCGCAGTTCCACGGCATCGAGTACAAGCGCCCCACGCACTTTCCGCTGCCCACGCAGCACGCCGCCCGCGCCATGCTCTGGCTGCAGAACCACCACGGCGCCGACCTGGCCGCCAGCTTTGCCAAGGCCGTGTACCGCGCGCTGTTCGTCGACGACCTGAACATCGCCGAGCCGGCCGAGCTGGGCAGGCTGGCCGAGGCGCTGGGCATCGACCCGGTGGCGATGAACGAAGGCGCCACGAGCTACCAGATCAAGGACCAGCTCAAGGCCGAGATCGACGTGGCGATGGCCAAGGGCGTGTTCGGGTCGCCGTTCGTGATCATCGACGGCGAGCCGTTCTGGGGCTTCGACCGCTTCGAGCAGGTCGAGGCCCACCTGAAGAGCCGGCGGCAGACCGAACTGCGCGCCGTCGGCGGCAACGAACTTTCCAAGGAAAAGAAACCCGCATGA
- a CDS encoding HAD family hydrolase, which produces MTAANQAARFDCVIFDCDGVLVDSEPIVHRVLNRVLNELGIEITLEESMQWFLGRAVRDELGNIEARLGKPLPRNFLSEWFVRRDAALIEELEAVPHIRQTIEAIKARGLPVCVASGADRIKVKLQLTHTALLDLFTDDTREHIFTASEVEHSKPAPDVYLLAARTMNVDPARCAVIEDSPTGATAGVAAGMTVFGYAARTDADALRATGVRTVFTDMRDLPELLG; this is translated from the coding sequence ATGACCGCAGCAAACCAGGCCGCCCGTTTCGATTGCGTGATCTTCGACTGCGACGGCGTGCTCGTCGACAGCGAGCCGATCGTCCATCGCGTGCTGAACCGCGTGCTCAACGAACTCGGCATCGAGATCACGCTGGAGGAATCGATGCAATGGTTCCTCGGGCGCGCCGTGCGCGACGAACTCGGCAACATCGAGGCCCGCCTCGGCAAGCCGCTGCCGCGCAACTTCCTGTCCGAATGGTTCGTGCGCCGCGACGCCGCGCTGATCGAGGAGCTGGAGGCCGTGCCGCACATCCGCCAGACGATCGAGGCGATCAAGGCGCGCGGCCTGCCCGTGTGCGTGGCGTCCGGCGCGGACCGCATCAAGGTCAAGCTCCAGCTTACGCACACGGCGCTGCTGGACCTGTTCACCGACGACACGCGCGAGCACATCTTCACGGCCAGCGAGGTGGAGCACAGCAAGCCGGCGCCCGACGTCTACCTGCTGGCCGCCCGCACCATGAATGTGGACCCGGCGCGCTGCGCGGTGATCGAGGACAGCCCCACCGGCGCCACGGCCGGCGTGGCGGCCGGCATGACCGTGTTCGGCTACGCCGCCCGTACGGATGCCGACGCGCTGCGCGCCACCGGCGTGCGGACCGTGTTCACCGACATGCGCGACCTGCCGGAGCTGCTCGGATGA